CGGTGGTCCTGCGGGTCATCCCCTTCGAGATCCCCACGTTCCAGACCCTGGGGCTTCCCCCCGTGCTCCAGGACATTGCCCTCGAGGAGCGGGGTCTGGTGCTCATCACGGGGGTCACCGGGAGCGGCAAGTCCTCCACCCTGGCGGCCATGATCGACCACGTGAACGAGAACACCCGCTCCCACATCATCACGATCGAAGACCCCATCGAGTTCATGCACCGAAACAAGAAGAGCTCGGTCTCCCAGCGGGAGATCGGCCTGGACACCCCGGCCTTCAACGTGGCGCTGCGGGCGGCCCTGCGCCAGGACCCGGACATCATCCTGGTGGGGGAGATGCGCGACACCGAGACCATCGACACCGCGCTGAAGGCCACCGAGACGGGTCACCTGGTCTTCAGCACGGTGCACACCACCGACGCGGCCAAGACCGTGGGCCGCCTCATCAGCGTGTTTCCGGCCCAGGAGCAGAACATGGTACGCATTCGTCTGGCCGAGAACCTCAAGGCCACGGTGAGCCAGCGCCTGCTGCCCCGCAAGGGAGGCAAGGGGCGGGTCGCGGCCCTCGAGATCCTGCGGATGACCAAGCACTTGGAGGAGTGCATCAAGGACCCCCTGAAGACCCACGAGATCAAGGACGTGATCGAGGCCGGGCGCGACACCTACCATACCCAGTCCTTCGACCAGCACCTGATGGAGCTCTTCAACCAGGGGGTCGTGGAGTTCGAGACGGCCCACTCGGCGGCCACGAACCCCTCGGACTTCGAACGGGCCGTTCTCCTGAGCTCCGGCGGCAGCATTCCGAGGTAGAATGCCCCGGTCCGAGGCCCGACTCGCCCACCTTCCCGCGGAGGTCGCACCCATGAAGACGAGATTCCTTGGCCTCTCCCTGGCGGTGCTCCTGGCCGGCGCGGGCGCCGCCCTCGCCAACCCCCCGGCGCCCGACCCGTGGACCGGCAACTTCAACCTGCGCGTGGGAGCCAAGTTCCTCGGCGGCGGCGACTGGTCCCCGGTGGACGACCATACGCTCTGGGGGCTCCACTTCGACTTCCGGCGTCCCCACTGGCCGTTGAACCTGGTGCTCGACGTCTCCTACTCCTTCGACGAGGCGGACCGAAGGGTGCACCTGGCCGGCATCGGCCCCGAGCGCCAGGAGGTGGAGGGGCGCACCTTCGAGTGGAACGTCGGCGTGCGCAAGATCTGGGAGGACCACCGCCATTTGCGGCCGTACGTGGGGTTCGGCCCCGCCGTGATCTGGGCCGAGCAGCGCACCGACGCCACGGTGGCCGCGGCGAAGAAGGACGACACGGGGCTCGGCTTCTGGCTGGGAGGCGGTCTCTACGCCACCCTGTACGACCGCCTCAACCTGGGGCTGGATCTCCGGTACAGCTACGCGAAGGTGGATCTCTTCGAGGACGTGAACGCGGGCGGATTCCAGGCGGGCATGCTCGTGGGGTACCACTTCTGAGGAGGCCGCCCCGGGGGGTGGCCGTTCACGGCTCCGGCCGGCCGCCGAAGAGCGCCTGGAGCCAGTCCTTCCAGCTCCGCTGGTGGGCTGGCTCCTCCGCGCACAGGGGCAGCCCCTCGAGGAGCCTTCGCAGGGTCTTGACCTGCTTTCGGTCGAGCCCCCGGGGGGTTTCGACCCACACTTGCAGGTAGAGGTCGCCCCGGGCCCTGCCCCCGCCGAGCACCGGCAACCCCTGGCCCTTGAGGACCTTTACCGTGCCGGCCTGGACCTCCGGCTCGAGCTCGACGGAGACGGGCTCGCCGCCTGGGCCGGGCAGGGAGGTCTCGCCCCCTTCCACCGCCCGGAGCAGGTCGACCCGCAGGGGCGCAAAGAGGTCGGCGCCCCGCCTCTCGTACAGGGGGTGCTCCTCCTCCCGCAGGAGGATGTAGAGGTCTCCGGGAACCCCCCCCGGCACTTCCTCCCCCTCGCCGTCCAGGCGCAGCTGCTGACCGTCTTCCACCCCCGGGGGAATGCGCACTTCCACGACCTTCTCGGCCCGCACCGCCCCCTGGCCCCCGCAGTGGGCGCAGGGCGCCGCGATGCGCCGGCCGGTACCGGCGCACTCGCCGCACGGCCGGGTGGTCTGGAAGGTCGTGAAGCCCTGGCGCAGCACCTGGGTGACGGCTCCCTGCCCGCCGCAGGCCGGGCAGGTGCGCACGTCCGCAGGGCTCGCCGCCCCGCTGCCCCCGCAATCCGGGCAGACCGCGGGCTTTCGCACGCGGATCTTCTTCTCGGCCCCGCGGGCCACGTCGGACAGGTTGATCGTGAGCTCGTGGCGCAGGTCGCGTCCCCGCGGCACCCGGCGCCGGGAGCTTCCTCGAAACCCCGCGGCGCCGAAGATCTCTCCGAAGGCGGAAAAGATATCCTCGAAGCCCCGAAAGCCGTGGGGCACGCCCCGGGCGCTGAGGCCTTCCTCCCCGTACGCGTCGTACAGCCGCCGCTTCTCGGGGTCCCCCAAG
This region of Thermodesulfobacteriota bacterium genomic DNA includes:
- a CDS encoding PilT/PilU family type 4a pilus ATPase produces the protein MEKETFHKVLAGAMKAQASDIHLKVNTPILLRVNGVLQEVKSPPLTRTDTEAVASIVVEDANPPVALEEIQEWDGSYSLNGVGRFRVNIYRQRNTLAVVLRVIPFEIPTFQTLGLPPVLQDIALEERGLVLITGVTGSGKSSTLAAMIDHVNENTRSHIITIEDPIEFMHRNKKSSVSQREIGLDTPAFNVALRAALRQDPDIILVGEMRDTETIDTALKATETGHLVFSTVHTTDAAKTVGRLISVFPAQEQNMVRIRLAENLKATVSQRLLPRKGGKGRVAALEILRMTKHLEECIKDPLKTHEIKDVIEAGRDTYHTQSFDQHLMELFNQGVVEFETAHSAATNPSDFERAVLLSSGGSIPR
- a CDS encoding outer membrane beta-barrel protein, translated to MKTRFLGLSLAVLLAGAGAALANPPAPDPWTGNFNLRVGAKFLGGGDWSPVDDHTLWGLHFDFRRPHWPLNLVLDVSYSFDEADRRVHLAGIGPERQEVEGRTFEWNVGVRKIWEDHRHLRPYVGFGPAVIWAEQRTDATVAAAKKDDTGLGFWLGGGLYATLYDRLNLGLDLRYSYAKVDLFEDVNAGGFQAGMLVGYHF
- a CDS encoding J domain-containing protein — translated: MGKDYYAILGVSREAAAGEVKKAYRKLALQYHPDRNPGDREAEERFKACAEAYEVLGDPEKRRLYDAYGEEGLSARGVPHGFRGFEDIFSAFGEIFGAAGFRGSSRRRVPRGRDLRHELTINLSDVARGAEKKIRVRKPAVCPDCGGSGAASPADVRTCPACGGQGAVTQVLRQGFTTFQTTRPCGECAGTGRRIAAPCAHCGGQGAVRAEKVVEVRIPPGVEDGQQLRLDGEGEEVPGGVPGDLYILLREEEHPLYERRGADLFAPLRVDLLRAVEGGETSLPGPGGEPVSVELEPEVQAGTVKVLKGQGLPVLGGGRARGDLYLQVWVETPRGLDRKQVKTLRRLLEGLPLCAEEPAHQRSWKDWLQALFGGRPEP